Proteins encoded by one window of Rutidosis leptorrhynchoides isolate AG116_Rl617_1_P2 chromosome 7, CSIRO_AGI_Rlap_v1, whole genome shotgun sequence:
- the LOC139860418 gene encoding uncharacterized protein produces the protein MHRDGACGPEGAGAGIVLKSPEGEEYTFALRFSFHVTNNEAEYETLLSGMRVAKYLEIKELSVYVDSQLVANQFNGIFEAHDESMQKYLKLVQELAVDFDLFQITQVSRTLNKKVDALSKLAALTFSHFKKEIWVKEVKVKSNEEDSVSAAVAEEEQSWMTPIIEFLTKGTLPIDSSEARKIKMKAPMYL, from the coding sequence ATGCACAGAGACGGGGCTTGTGGCCCAGAAGGCGCAGGGGCAGGAATAGTCCTAAAAAGTCCAGAAGGAGAGGAATATACCTTCGCACTGCGATTCAGCTTCCATGTCACAAATAATGAAGCTGAATATGAAACATTGTTATCTGGGATGCGGGTAGCAAAATATTTGGAGATTAAAGAACTGTCAGTATATGTTGATTCGCAGTTAGTTGCAAACCAATTTAATGGAATATTCGAAGCACATGATGAATCAATGCAAAAATACTTAAAGCTTGTGCAAGAGCTAGCAGTTGACTTCGATTTATTCCAGATAACTCAGGTTTCGAGGACGCTGAATAAAAAGGTGGATGCGCTAAGTAAGTTAGCCGCATTAACATTCAgtcattttaagaaagaaatttgggtTAAGGAAGTTAAAGTAAAATCTAATGAAGAAGACAGTGTTTCGGCTGCAGTTGCAGAAGAGGAGCAGAGTTGGATGACACCAATAATAGAATTTCTAACCAAAGGTACATTGCCGATTGATTCAAGTGAAGCAAGAAAGATTAAGATGAAAGCACCAATGTATCTGTAA